Genomic window (Caldinitratiruptor microaerophilus):
ACCACCGTGACCGACAGGAAGACCGCGATCGTGACCGGCGGCGCCCGGGGCATCGGGCTGGCGATCGCCAGGAGACTGGCCCGCGACGGCCTCCGCGTGGCCATCGCCGACCTGGACCTGGAGAAGGCCGAGCGCGAGGCTGCCGCCATCCGGTCGGAGGGCGGCGAGGCCATGGCCATCCGGGCGGACGTCACCGACCCGGCCGGCGTCGAGGCCATGGTCCGGGCGGTGGTCGATCGCTGGGGCCACCTGGACGTGCTCGTCAACAACGCCGGGATCGCCGGCCGCACGGCGCCCATCCAGGACCTGGACGTGGAGGACTGGCAGCGGGTGATCGACGTCGACCTGACCGGCGTCTTCCTCTGTTGCCGGGCGGCAGTGCGGGCGATGCTCCCCCGCGGCAGCGGGCGGATCATCAACATCGCGTCCATCGCCGGAAAGGAGGGCAACCCGACCCTGGTGCCCTACTCGGCGGCGAAGGCCGGGGTGATCGGCCTCACGAAGGCCCTGGGGAAGGAGCTCGCTCAGTCGGGCATCCTGGTCAACGCGGTCGCCCCGGCGGTGATCGAGACGGAGATCCTGCAGCAGATCGCCCCGGAAACCGTGCAGTACATGCTCAGCAAGATCCCCATGGGCCGGGCCGGGAAGCCCGAGGAAGTCGCCGAGCTCGTCTCCTGGCTCGCCTCCCCGGCCTGCTCGTTCTCCACGGGCGCCGTCTTCGACCTGAGCGGCGGCCGGGCGACGTACTGATGCCGAGGCGTGGCCTGAAGGCTCTCGTGGCTGCCGCCGCGTTGGCGGCGGTCGTGGCCGGGCTGGCCTCCCGGGCGGCTGCGGCGCCGGCTGCGGCGTACCGGGGGTTCCCGGTCGCCCGGCTGGTCGTCGACGGGCTGGCCATCGAGAACGGCGTGCCGCCGCTCCGGCTGGGCGGCCAGACGTTCGCCCCGCTGCAGGCGATCGCGGAGGCGGCAGGTGTCCGGCTGGAGTGGGATCCGGTGCAGGCCCGGATCCACGTCGACGGGCAGCCGGCTGCGACAGCGATCCCGACCGTCACCGTGGACGGGACCGTTCTCGTCCCCGTCCGTCCGGTGGCCGAGGCCATCGGAGGTACGGTCCGCTGGGACCCGGAGACGGAGACGGCCTTCGTCTACGGCCCGGGGCGCGACCCCACCTCGGCGGCGGTGGTCCATCGCGGTGGAGGCGTTCCCCTGGCGCTCGCGCGGGCGCTCGCCGGCGACCTGGACAGGATGTGGGCCCGGGTGGCCGGGGAACTCGGTCACTCGCCGGCCGGCAGGACGCCGGAGGTGTGGCTCTTCGAGGACCGCGAGGAGTGGTACCGCCACCTGGTGGCAGAAGGCGTGCCGGAGGCCAGCGCGCGCCGGGTCAGCGAGCACGCGGAGGGCACCGCGAGCGGGGGGGACCACGTCCACGTGGTCGTTTCCGCCGACGAACCCTTCGAAGCCGAGGTCCGCGTCGCCCTGCTCCACGAGCTGGGCCACGTCGCCCTCGATCGCCGGAACCTGAGCGGGCGGCTGCCGCAGTGGGTGCACGAGGGCCTGGTGGAGACGGTCGCCCGCCGCCTGGAGGGACACCTGCCCACCACGCCGCAGGGTAACCGCTGGCGGGGCGCGCTCCGCAAGCAGGTCCTCGACGACTGGCTCGAAGGCCGCCGGGCCGGCCTCATCGCCGACCCGGACGAGTTCTTCGATCGCTTCGCCGAGTTCCCGGCCCACGCAGAGGCAGCGCTGGCGGTCGACCGGCTCGAGCGCGACCGGGGAGCCGAAGCCCTCGCCCGGTACGTCGACGCCGTCGCAGCGGGCGGCGAACCCCATGCCCTGTTCGAGGAGATCTTC
Coding sequences:
- a CDS encoding SDR family NAD(P)-dependent oxidoreductase, with the protein product MTDRKTAIVTGGARGIGLAIARRLARDGLRVAIADLDLEKAEREAAAIRSEGGEAMAIRADVTDPAGVEAMVRAVVDRWGHLDVLVNNAGIAGRTAPIQDLDVEDWQRVIDVDLTGVFLCCRAAVRAMLPRGSGRIINIASIAGKEGNPTLVPYSAAKAGVIGLTKALGKELAQSGILVNAVAPAVIETEILQQIAPETVQYMLSKIPMGRAGKPEEVAELVSWLASPACSFSTGAVFDLSGGRATY
- a CDS encoding copper amine oxidase N-terminal domain-containing protein — protein: MPRRGLKALVAAAALAAVVAGLASRAAAAPAAAYRGFPVARLVVDGLAIENGVPPLRLGGQTFAPLQAIAEAAGVRLEWDPVQARIHVDGQPAATAIPTVTVDGTVLVPVRPVAEAIGGTVRWDPETETAFVYGPGRDPTSAAVVHRGGGVPLALARALAGDLDRMWARVAGELGHSPAGRTPEVWLFEDREEWYRHLVAEGVPEASARRVSEHAEGTASGGDHVHVVVSADEPFEAEVRVALLHELGHVALDRRNLSGRLPQWVHEGLVETVARRLEGHLPTTPQGNRWRGALRKQVLDDWLEGRRAGLIADPDEFFDRFAEFPAHAEAALAVDRLERDRGAEALARYVDAVAAGGEPHALFEEIFGVSMEAFESEFQSALREGALRRPALRAVFEVPAGTRACLTAYGPGRSRSDVWTLDTAGQVTVTVGPDGTASVSAPRRRRYYGRLDEPPGGDEAVVFVTWDQPAELGGRRLKAVGIAFQRAGGEWAWTATSLYWTDGQPELWLDPQTPAGLRLVEVSSR